Proteins encoded within one genomic window of Thermococcus sp. 21S7:
- a CDS encoding DUF123 domain-containing protein has product MRGAYFLVIHLPDGRKIATKGRLFFLQGGYYVYVGSAMNSLEKRVARHFRRDKKLHWHIDFLLKDAKLLRAYMIPSEERLEEKLSVEVSRHGEPVEGFGAGDVRVKANLYRFDEEPDALLTGILKGLGLKWKRVKSEREAIEFGEENEAQTGEN; this is encoded by the coding sequence ATGAGGGGCGCGTACTTCCTTGTCATCCATCTGCCCGATGGGAGGAAAATAGCCACAAAGGGACGCCTGTTCTTCCTGCAGGGAGGATACTACGTCTACGTTGGCTCGGCGATGAACTCCCTTGAGAAAAGGGTCGCCAGGCACTTCAGGAGAGACAAAAAGCTCCACTGGCACATAGATTTCCTTCTGAAGGACGCAAAACTCCTGAGGGCGTACATGATTCCAAGCGAGGAAAGGCTTGAGGAGAAGCTCTCGGTTGAGGTATCCAGGCACGGTGAGCCGGTGGAAGGCTTCGGTGCGGGCGACGTTAGGGTAAAGGCAAACCTCTACAGATTCGATGAGGAACCGGACGCCCTCCTCACCGGAATCCTCAAAGGACTGGGCCTGAAATGGAAAAGGGTTAAAAGCGAGAGGGAAGCTATAGAATTCGGTGAGGAAAATGAAGCTCAAACTGGGGAGAATTGA
- a CDS encoding geranylgeranylglyceryl/heptaprenylglyceryl phosphate synthase, giving the protein MKLKLGRIESYIHENLKREKLHFVLIDPDDVTPDTAGEIARMSEEVGVDAVMIGGSTGAEGDVLDGVVRAIKENSNLPTILFPGSHGGISRYADAIFFMSLLNSTNPFFITGSQALGAFTVKRYGIEPIPMAYLIIEPGETVGWIGDAKPIPRHKPKIAAAYALAGQYLGMRLVYLEAGSGAREPVPPEMISLVRKVIDVPLIVGGGIRTGKQAKMAVEAGADIIVTGTAIEKAGSLEKAREKLEELNREIKG; this is encoded by the coding sequence ATGAAGCTCAAACTGGGGAGAATTGAGTCATACATTCATGAAAATCTCAAAAGAGAAAAGCTCCACTTCGTTCTCATCGATCCCGACGACGTTACCCCCGATACCGCAGGAGAGATAGCGAGGATGAGCGAGGAAGTCGGCGTTGATGCGGTGATGATAGGCGGCTCCACCGGGGCCGAGGGTGACGTTCTGGATGGTGTCGTAAGGGCAATAAAGGAAAACTCGAACCTTCCAACGATACTCTTTCCCGGTTCCCACGGCGGGATAAGCAGGTACGCCGACGCGATATTCTTCATGAGCCTGCTCAACTCCACCAATCCCTTCTTCATAACCGGCTCGCAGGCTTTGGGGGCCTTTACCGTCAAGCGCTATGGAATAGAACCGATTCCGATGGCATACTTAATCATCGAACCCGGCGAAACGGTCGGCTGGATTGGCGACGCGAAGCCCATTCCAAGGCACAAGCCGAAGATTGCGGCCGCCTACGCCCTGGCCGGTCAGTACTTGGGGATGCGTCTCGTATACCTGGAGGCGGGGAGCGGGGCGAGGGAGCCCGTTCCGCCGGAGATGATTTCCCTCGTTAGAAAGGTCATAGACGTCCCGCTCATCGTCGGCGGCGGCATCAGAACCGGGAAGCAGGCGAAAATGGCCGTCGAGGCAGGGGCGGATATAATCGTCACAGGGACGGCGATTGAGAAGGCGGGTTCGCTTGAAAAGGCCAGAGAAAAGCTGGAGGAGCTCAATAGGGAGATAAAGGGTTAG
- a CDS encoding M55 family metallopeptidase, whose protein sequence is MRAFISLDLEGLPHIVSREHLFVKGALYGEARKIATEVVRVVAETLHENGVDRIVIADSHGPMVNILVDETPSYVKLARGFPRPMSMVAGAKGSDFAVFLGYHAKAGTGHATFDHTYSGATVDRLEINGVEVSETLLNAYLLGEWNVPVAMVAGDKALIETDVKEHLPWAAGVPLKESFGRYSAISPGMDGIRDLLREGALEALRRVEKNEVRPLKTETPVEVKLRFLNSAHAETAALLPFVERLDGKTIRFEAKSVEEAYRVFEVLVLASAGVSSIVNR, encoded by the coding sequence ATGCGTGCCTTCATATCCCTCGATCTTGAGGGCTTGCCGCACATAGTCAGCAGGGAGCACCTCTTCGTGAAGGGTGCGCTCTACGGGGAGGCGAGGAAGATAGCGACCGAGGTGGTCAGGGTCGTCGCCGAGACCCTGCACGAGAACGGGGTGGACAGGATTGTCATAGCCGACAGCCACGGGCCGATGGTAAACATCCTCGTGGACGAAACGCCGAGCTACGTCAAGCTCGCACGGGGTTTTCCCCGGCCCATGAGCATGGTGGCCGGCGCCAAAGGCTCGGATTTTGCCGTCTTCCTCGGCTACCACGCCAAGGCCGGAACCGGCCACGCTACGTTCGACCACACCTACAGCGGTGCGACGGTGGACAGGCTTGAGATAAACGGCGTTGAAGTCAGCGAGACGCTCCTCAACGCCTACCTGCTCGGCGAGTGGAACGTTCCTGTCGCGATGGTCGCTGGAGATAAGGCCCTGATAGAGACCGACGTGAAGGAGCACCTCCCCTGGGCAGCTGGTGTTCCCCTGAAGGAGAGCTTCGGCAGGTACTCTGCAATCAGCCCAGGGATGGACGGCATAAGGGATCTCCTCCGTGAAGGGGCCCTCGAAGCGCTCAGGCGCGTTGAGAAGAACGAGGTTAGGCCCCTCAAGACTGAAACACCGGTCGAGGTTAAACTGCGCTTCCTCAACAGTGCCCACGCCGAGACGGCCGCGCTCCTGCCCTTCGTGGAGAGACTCGACGGGAAGACCATCCGCTTCGAGGCCAAGAGCGTGGAGGAAGCTTACAGAGTCTTTGAGGTTCTCGTCCTCGCGTCGGCGGGCGTTAGCTCGATAGTGAACCGCTAA
- a CDS encoding transglutaminase-like domain-containing protein, which yields MRIHILSALLVLMLLSSGCIAPLNGAGERGISSPGQTPEVSSHPTTPPTTWTNPFVKWENSTVSLPGQDAELSCPGILWRYILRDALPCMLGREELEVISPLAEELKGEDLTQSAWNVLAWEEEWLSYDWEKAKQPFAKVVIYPDGRQEVVDGQNNTIQTPYETIMRRTGICTDYTVLTDALLLAMNYSPVYAMAINLTDLGHATALVKINGWYFALDQHLPPMDLGAYYRYWERQGSRIINATLYEITQGGEKASVKVLGVVTGEEFLNQDYIMGDADARNLAVSMMNLLYSRFGLEADESLKSLSDGKLPKGYKAGWTWGVTYYNLADYYHPFFHEEYAEWLLSQMLSDQEFAGYVQKSDAVWIEVKIEGEDLILTIYLGSS from the coding sequence ATGCGGATACACATCCTATCGGCCCTCCTGGTGTTAATGCTTCTCTCATCCGGCTGCATTGCCCCGTTGAACGGTGCAGGTGAAAGGGGAATCTCCAGCCCGGGACAGACTCCGGAGGTCTCCTCTCATCCCACCACACCCCCGACGACCTGGACGAATCCCTTCGTGAAGTGGGAAAACTCAACGGTCTCCCTGCCGGGTCAGGACGCCGAGCTCAGCTGTCCGGGAATCCTCTGGCGCTACATTCTCAGGGACGCACTCCCCTGCATGCTGGGCAGGGAAGAGCTTGAGGTCATATCCCCCCTCGCGGAGGAGCTCAAGGGTGAAGACCTCACCCAAAGCGCCTGGAACGTCCTGGCCTGGGAGGAGGAGTGGCTGAGCTACGACTGGGAGAAGGCCAAACAGCCCTTCGCCAAGGTCGTGATATACCCCGACGGAAGGCAAGAGGTCGTTGATGGGCAGAACAACACGATTCAGACACCCTACGAGACGATAATGAGGAGAACCGGGATATGCACAGACTACACCGTCCTCACGGACGCCCTTCTTCTGGCCATGAACTACTCACCGGTCTACGCAATGGCCATAAACCTCACGGATTTAGGGCATGCAACGGCCCTGGTAAAAATAAACGGCTGGTACTTCGCTCTCGACCAGCACCTTCCGCCCATGGATTTGGGTGCCTACTACCGCTACTGGGAGCGGCAGGGGAGCAGGATAATCAACGCCACGCTCTACGAGATAACACAGGGAGGGGAGAAAGCCAGCGTAAAGGTTCTCGGCGTCGTTACCGGCGAGGAGTTCCTCAACCAGGATTACATCATGGGCGATGCCGACGCGAGGAATTTAGCCGTCTCGATGATGAACCTTCTCTACAGCCGCTTTGGCCTGGAGGCAGACGAATCACTAAAAAGCCTCTCCGACGGAAAGCTCCCGAAGGGATACAAGGCCGGCTGGACGTGGGGGGTTACCTACTACAACCTGGCCGACTACTACCACCCGTTCTTCCATGAAGAGTACGCCGAATGGCTGCTCTCCCAGATGCTTTCAGACCAGGAGTTCGCAGGCTACGTTCAGAAGAGCGACGCGGTCTGGATAGAGGTCAAGATAGAGGGCGAGGACTTGATCCTCACCATCTACCTCGGGAGTTCTTAG